One genomic region from Arthrobacter sp. FB24 encodes:
- a CDS encoding DeoR/GlpR family DNA-binding transcription regulator, with product MSSSPKEAPLTPRQRTILDQLEQRGFISTMDLAETFAVSDMTVRRDTRVLSQKGLVRVVHGGVSAVNASGQNADFAARVREDADAKQRVARACVSMIGARDAIILDAGTTTYQIALELPPTFAGTIITHSAPAIQRCLQLTAARTICLGGELLLDSQAFNGPMTVSAAAGLRAKTAFIGVSGLHDEAFYIERDVERATKIALMDSAEQVVVVATHQKMLRYALARLAAFDAVDVLVTDAPPPREIEDALGAANVKVVVAV from the coding sequence ATGAGCAGCTCACCGAAAGAGGCGCCATTGACGCCCCGCCAGCGCACCATTCTGGACCAGCTCGAGCAGCGGGGCTTCATCTCCACGATGGACCTCGCCGAAACGTTCGCGGTCTCGGACATGACGGTGCGCCGGGACACCCGCGTGCTGTCCCAAAAGGGACTGGTGCGGGTGGTCCACGGCGGTGTCAGCGCCGTCAATGCCAGCGGGCAGAACGCGGACTTCGCGGCCCGGGTCCGGGAGGATGCTGACGCCAAGCAGCGGGTGGCCCGGGCCTGCGTGTCCATGATCGGCGCGCGGGACGCCATCATCTTGGACGCCGGGACCACCACGTACCAAATTGCCCTGGAGCTGCCGCCGACGTTCGCGGGCACCATCATCACGCACTCCGCCCCCGCCATCCAGCGCTGCCTGCAGCTGACGGCGGCGCGGACAATCTGCCTCGGCGGTGAGCTGCTCCTGGACAGCCAGGCGTTCAACGGTCCCATGACGGTGAGCGCCGCCGCTGGCCTCCGGGCCAAAACTGCGTTTATCGGGGTCAGCGGGCTCCACGACGAGGCGTTCTACATTGAGCGGGACGTGGAGCGCGCCACCAAGATCGCCCTTATGGACTCAGCTGAACAGGTGGTGGTGGTGGCAACACACCAGAAAATGCTGCGGTACGCGCTGGCGCGGCTCGCCGCCTTCGACGCCGTGGACGTGCTGGTGACGGACGCGCCGCCGCCCCGGGAAATCGAGGACGCACTGGGTGCCGCCAACGTCAAGGTCGTGGTTGCCGTGTGA
- a CDS encoding NAD-dependent succinate-semialdehyde dehydrogenase: MNLKSAQHLVNGTWHATGTSKHVTDPGNGSTVGEVAWGTAGDATQAADAAAEALGSWSRTTVRNRADLLRSAADLLAERRDELAHTLALEAGKRLPEAQGEVDFSVEYFRWFAEEVRRSTGTVSPPELQGRRHLSLRKPIGVALSLTPWNFPVSIQARKLAAMLAAGCTVVGRVSEKAPLAATGLFEVLHDAGFPAGVVNLVHGPSREITAALMSHPAVRAVSFTGSTGVGRQIMASASERVVRPLLELGGNAPFIVFEDADLDAAVEGAVLGRLRNTGQSCVAANRFLVQDSIAEEFSQKLAARFDAMSIGHGVPDDGSDVPDLGPMIDADRVAAVQALVDDALARGARRVTQRTDVPARGAFMAPTLLTDVPDDAPLVSEEVFGPAAGVVTFTSEEDAIRKANATEMGLAAYLWSRDPKRAWDIPERLEAGIVGVNDPLPSVAFAPMGGAKQSGLGREGASLGLEEFEEVQYVAWRP; this comes from the coding sequence GTGAACCTCAAATCAGCCCAACACCTCGTCAACGGCACCTGGCACGCTACCGGGACCTCCAAGCACGTGACGGACCCCGGAAACGGCAGCACCGTAGGTGAGGTCGCCTGGGGCACCGCCGGGGATGCCACCCAGGCAGCCGACGCGGCCGCGGAGGCCCTTGGGTCCTGGTCACGCACCACGGTGCGCAACCGCGCCGACCTGCTCCGCAGCGCAGCCGACCTCCTTGCCGAACGCCGCGACGAACTCGCCCACACCCTGGCGCTCGAGGCGGGCAAGCGGCTCCCTGAAGCCCAGGGCGAGGTGGACTTCTCGGTGGAATACTTCCGCTGGTTCGCCGAGGAAGTCCGCCGCTCCACCGGCACCGTCAGCCCGCCCGAACTCCAGGGCCGGCGCCACCTCAGCCTCCGTAAACCTATCGGCGTGGCACTCAGCCTCACCCCATGGAACTTTCCCGTATCCATCCAGGCCCGCAAACTCGCCGCAATGCTGGCCGCAGGCTGCACCGTGGTGGGCCGGGTCTCCGAAAAGGCGCCGCTCGCCGCCACCGGCCTGTTTGAGGTCCTGCACGACGCCGGGTTCCCCGCCGGCGTCGTCAACCTGGTCCACGGGCCCTCGCGCGAAATTACCGCCGCCCTGATGTCCCACCCGGCGGTCCGGGCCGTCAGTTTCACCGGTTCCACAGGCGTGGGCCGGCAGATCATGGCGTCTGCATCGGAACGCGTGGTCCGGCCCCTGCTCGAACTGGGCGGCAATGCACCCTTCATCGTGTTCGAGGATGCCGACCTGGATGCCGCCGTCGAAGGTGCCGTCCTGGGCCGTCTCCGCAACACAGGCCAGTCCTGCGTGGCCGCCAACCGGTTCCTGGTCCAGGACAGCATCGCCGAGGAATTTTCGCAGAAACTGGCGGCGCGGTTCGACGCCATGAGCATCGGCCACGGCGTTCCCGACGACGGTTCTGACGTGCCGGACCTCGGCCCCATGATCGACGCCGATCGGGTGGCCGCCGTCCAGGCGCTGGTGGACGACGCCCTCGCGCGCGGCGCACGCCGCGTCACGCAGCGGACCGATGTTCCGGCGCGCGGCGCGTTCATGGCTCCCACACTGCTCACGGACGTCCCCGACGACGCACCCCTGGTGAGCGAAGAAGTGTTCGGCCCGGCGGCCGGCGTCGTGACCTTCACGTCGGAAGAGGACGCTATCCGCAAGGCGAACGCAACCGAGATGGGCCTCGCCGCTTACCTCTGGAGCCGCGATCCCAAGCGCGCCTGGGACATCCCCGAACGCCTGGAAGCCGGCATCGTGGGGGTCAACGATCCCCTCCCCTCCGTAGCGTTCGCCCCCATGGGCGGCGCCAAGCAGTCCGGTCTGGGCCGCGAAGGAGCAAGCCTTGGCCTCGAGGAGTTCGAGGAGGTCCAGTACGTGGCCTGGAGGCCGTAA
- a CDS encoding ABC transporter substrate-binding protein yields MSQISRRQAIAILGALGFGATAAACAGPGGTTAPGGATGPAAPATGAVTGKVSFAHWRGEDKVVFDELIKRFAALHDGVDVVQDISTSNDYNAQGLQKVRGAAIGDAFATFRGAQFKNFTEAGIYAELKGSKAAANYQPGLLTAGQSGDSQLGLPYQVVFPMPMANADLFDKAGAEIAPKDWDGFLAMCEKLAASGVIPISWPGGDVGNGGQLFNCMIANNAPVDDMCAQIEQGKLKCTDDWFLKMLGQYKELVPYLQPNATGTAVEPAQNLFSQGKAAMLATGSYHIAAVRGLGATFPIELVFPNTSDGGGKFEGAYNATFILGVNSASKNQAASAAWIDFLSEPENAGYYANKTAQHVAVSNVEYTNPDLKRLSPWLDKKTALAARFQFQNLDVRNAVEASATAVISGTSPEQAAEAAQKIVDERL; encoded by the coding sequence GTGAGTCAGATTTCACGCAGGCAGGCCATCGCGATTCTCGGAGCCCTGGGCTTCGGAGCAACTGCGGCAGCATGCGCCGGACCCGGCGGCACCACGGCGCCAGGCGGCGCCACCGGACCCGCCGCACCCGCCACCGGTGCCGTCACCGGCAAGGTGTCCTTCGCACATTGGCGCGGCGAGGACAAGGTGGTGTTCGACGAACTCATCAAGCGCTTCGCGGCCTTGCACGACGGCGTGGACGTGGTCCAGGACATCTCCACCTCCAACGACTACAACGCCCAGGGGCTGCAGAAGGTCCGCGGTGCAGCCATCGGCGACGCGTTTGCCACCTTCCGCGGCGCCCAGTTCAAGAACTTCACCGAGGCCGGGATCTATGCCGAACTCAAGGGCAGTAAGGCCGCCGCCAACTACCAGCCGGGCCTGCTGACCGCCGGGCAGTCCGGCGACAGCCAGCTGGGCCTGCCGTACCAGGTTGTCTTCCCCATGCCCATGGCCAACGCCGACCTGTTCGATAAGGCCGGCGCGGAGATCGCCCCCAAGGACTGGGACGGCTTCCTGGCCATGTGCGAGAAACTCGCAGCCTCCGGGGTCATTCCCATCTCCTGGCCGGGCGGCGACGTCGGAAACGGCGGCCAGCTGTTCAACTGCATGATCGCCAACAACGCCCCCGTGGACGACATGTGCGCCCAGATCGAGCAGGGCAAGCTCAAGTGCACCGACGACTGGTTCCTCAAGATGCTCGGCCAATACAAGGAACTGGTCCCCTACCTGCAGCCGAACGCCACCGGCACCGCCGTGGAGCCCGCGCAGAACCTGTTCTCCCAGGGGAAGGCTGCCATGCTGGCCACCGGCTCGTACCACATCGCTGCCGTCCGCGGCCTGGGCGCGACGTTCCCTATCGAGCTGGTGTTCCCCAACACCTCAGACGGTGGCGGCAAGTTCGAAGGCGCCTACAACGCCACGTTCATCCTGGGCGTCAACTCAGCGAGCAAGAACCAGGCCGCCTCCGCGGCGTGGATCGACTTCCTCTCCGAGCCCGAGAACGCCGGCTACTACGCCAACAAGACCGCCCAGCACGTGGCCGTGAGCAACGTGGAGTACACCAACCCGGACCTAAAGCGACTCAGCCCCTGGCTGGACAAAAAGACGGCGCTGGCCGCCCGCTTCCAGTTCCAGAACCTAGATGTCCGCAACGCGGTGGAGGCCAGCGCCACGGCTGTCATCTCGGGCACCAGCCCCGAGCAGGCCGCCGAAGCCGCCCAGAAGATTGTTGACGAACGGCTATGA
- a CDS encoding Gfo/Idh/MocA family protein, with protein MSLPSAESVRTIRYGLIGAGHMAREHVRNLALIPGSHITAVSDPQPSSLAETVAEIGYEVQTFSRHQDLLASGLVDALVIASPNDTHLAILKDIFASGTNLPVLVEKPVCTTAEQADELEALAADYTAPVWVAMEYRYMPPVQEIIQAAHGGRLGNVYMLSIVEHRFPFLHKVDAWNRFTERTGGTLVEKCCHFFDLMRLILQDEPVRVYASGGHDVNHMDEVYDGRVSDMIDNAYVIVDFKGGRRAMLELSMFAEGSKFQERISIVGDAAKIETLIPVAANHWIEGDEAEATVEFSPRSPLGPEMHEVPVDEAVLAAGAHHGSTYYEHLGYRKAILGDGPVEVTVADGLQSVRMGLAAERSIIEGRPVELTNAGAGLSH; from the coding sequence ATGTCATTGCCTTCTGCGGAATCGGTCCGGACCATTCGTTACGGCCTTATCGGTGCCGGCCACATGGCCCGCGAACACGTCCGGAACCTTGCCCTGATCCCGGGAAGCCACATCACCGCCGTATCCGATCCCCAGCCGTCATCGCTGGCGGAGACCGTTGCGGAAATCGGCTACGAGGTACAGACCTTCTCCCGTCACCAGGACCTGCTCGCGTCCGGACTGGTGGATGCATTGGTGATCGCCAGCCCCAACGACACGCACCTGGCCATCCTCAAGGACATCTTCGCGAGTGGCACCAACCTGCCCGTGCTGGTGGAGAAGCCCGTGTGCACCACTGCGGAACAGGCCGACGAGCTTGAAGCGCTGGCAGCTGACTACACCGCGCCGGTGTGGGTTGCCATGGAGTACCGCTACATGCCGCCGGTGCAGGAAATCATCCAGGCGGCCCACGGCGGCAGGCTCGGCAACGTGTACATGCTATCCATCGTGGAGCACCGCTTCCCGTTCCTGCACAAGGTGGACGCCTGGAATCGCTTCACGGAGCGGACCGGAGGCACGCTGGTGGAAAAGTGCTGCCACTTCTTCGACCTGATGCGGCTGATCCTGCAGGACGAACCCGTGCGCGTCTACGCCAGCGGCGGCCACGACGTCAACCACATGGACGAGGTGTATGACGGCAGGGTGTCAGACATGATCGACAACGCCTACGTGATTGTGGACTTCAAGGGCGGGCGCCGGGCCATGCTGGAGCTGTCCATGTTCGCGGAGGGCTCCAAGTTCCAGGAGCGGATCTCCATTGTGGGCGACGCCGCCAAGATCGAGACCCTCATCCCGGTGGCGGCCAACCACTGGATCGAGGGCGACGAGGCCGAGGCGACGGTGGAATTCAGCCCGCGCTCGCCGCTGGGGCCGGAAATGCACGAGGTTCCTGTAGATGAGGCCGTCCTCGCTGCCGGCGCCCACCACGGCTCCACGTACTATGAACACCTTGGCTACCGCAAAGCCATCCTGGGTGACGGGCCGGTGGAAGTTACGGTTGCCGACGGCCTGCAGTCCGTGCGCATGGGCTTGGCGGCCGAGCGCTCCATCATCGAAGGACGCCCCGTAGAGCTGACGAATGCCGGTGCCGGGCTCAGTCACTGA
- a CDS encoding SCO1664 family protein, whose product MPAPDLLTDELILTGRITTASNATFLGSIGDTAVVYKPIAGEKPLWDFPDGFLAHREVAAYLVSEVLGWNIVPRTWLRDGPLGKGMVQLWKEPDPDQNAVNLVAAGDVPETGWKQVLEGQDEYGRTVALVHEDSPALRRMAVFDAVVNNADRKGNHVLAMTDGHRHGVDHGLTFHRDYKLRTVLWGWLGDKLTAEERNGIDRVIEGLHGGLSRSLADLLSAEEIASLATRCARLRLAGRFPAPSGEMSAVPWPLF is encoded by the coding sequence ATGCCGGCACCCGACCTGCTGACTGACGAGCTGATCCTCACCGGCCGCATCACGACGGCATCGAACGCCACCTTCCTGGGCAGCATCGGCGACACAGCGGTCGTTTACAAACCGATTGCCGGGGAGAAACCGCTGTGGGATTTTCCCGACGGCTTCCTTGCCCACCGGGAGGTGGCCGCATACCTGGTTTCCGAGGTCCTCGGGTGGAACATTGTGCCACGCACATGGCTGCGGGACGGTCCGTTAGGTAAAGGAATGGTGCAGCTGTGGAAGGAGCCAGACCCCGACCAGAACGCTGTGAACCTCGTTGCGGCGGGCGACGTACCGGAGACCGGGTGGAAGCAAGTCCTTGAGGGTCAGGATGAGTACGGACGGACGGTCGCCCTCGTCCACGAGGACTCTCCGGCGCTCCGGCGCATGGCGGTGTTCGACGCCGTCGTGAACAACGCCGACCGCAAGGGCAACCACGTCCTGGCCATGACAGACGGACACCGGCACGGCGTGGACCATGGGCTCACTTTTCACCGCGACTACAAGCTGCGGACAGTGCTGTGGGGGTGGCTAGGCGACAAACTGACCGCCGAGGAACGCAACGGCATCGATCGAGTCATCGAAGGACTGCACGGCGGGCTGAGCCGAAGCCTGGCGGACTTGCTCAGCGCCGAAGAAATCGCATCGCTCGCCACGCGCTGCGCCCGGTTGCGCTTGGCAGGGCGGTTTCCGGCTCCGAGCGGTGAGATGTCGGCGGTGCCCTGGCCGCTGTTCTAA
- a CDS encoding sulfite exporter TauE/SafE family protein: MLTTGLVLGAVVMGAGMQRITGMGFALVAAPFLVLLLGPVEGVVLVNVCGAVTAGAIIFRVVRDIDWKRYAALAASALLGIIPAAFLVRLIPPAVLEISIGVLLAVGLTVLLGLKSATLPPSHRYLVTAGGLSGFMNTAAGVGGPAVSMYSIATRWQHKSFAATMQPYFFTIGAFSLISKALTAPATFPALPWGMWVAVAVACLAGLVLGDVAARFVPARAAQVLLIVLAYLGAAATIIRGVLDAVG, encoded by the coding sequence ATGCTGACCACCGGGTTGGTGCTGGGCGCCGTCGTCATGGGAGCCGGGATGCAGCGCATCACCGGCATGGGCTTCGCGCTGGTGGCTGCTCCCTTCCTGGTCCTGCTCCTGGGTCCGGTGGAGGGGGTCGTGCTGGTGAACGTCTGCGGCGCCGTGACGGCGGGGGCAATCATCTTCCGGGTAGTGCGGGACATCGACTGGAAGCGGTACGCGGCATTGGCGGCGTCGGCGCTGCTGGGGATCATCCCGGCAGCCTTCCTGGTCCGGCTCATCCCGCCGGCGGTGCTGGAGATCTCCATCGGAGTGCTCCTCGCCGTCGGGCTCACCGTTTTGCTTGGCCTCAAGTCCGCCACCCTTCCTCCGAGCCACCGCTACCTTGTCACGGCCGGCGGCCTGAGCGGGTTTATGAATACGGCGGCCGGGGTGGGTGGGCCTGCCGTGAGTATGTACTCCATCGCAACCCGGTGGCAGCACAAATCCTTCGCTGCAACCATGCAACCGTACTTTTTCACCATCGGCGCGTTCTCCCTGATCTCCAAGGCCCTCACTGCCCCGGCCACCTTTCCCGCACTGCCCTGGGGAATGTGGGTGGCCGTCGCCGTGGCCTGCCTCGCAGGGCTGGTGCTGGGCGACGTCGCTGCCCGCTTCGTCCCGGCCCGGGCCGCCCAAGTCCTGCTGATCGTCCTTGCATACCTGGGAGCGGCTGCCACCATCATCCGCGGTGTGCTCGATGCCGTCGGCTAG
- a CDS encoding DUF3090 domain-containing protein: MPTLVHEFAWPDRVVIGTIGFPGARTFYLQVRAGKQIVSIALEKQQSAQLAEKIDEILDQLIALEGNPFSVPTGTPIELVDNDQLEPVTEQFRTGAMTLGWDPTTAQVVIEAYPLTEVDADDLESPAENGPDVPEMLLVRMPVGTARAFAKRTREVVGAGRPACPLCGYPVDADGHVCTLPEA, encoded by the coding sequence ATGCCCACACTTGTTCACGAGTTTGCCTGGCCTGACCGGGTCGTCATCGGCACCATCGGCTTTCCGGGCGCGCGCACGTTCTACCTGCAGGTACGTGCAGGTAAGCAGATTGTGAGCATCGCGCTGGAGAAGCAGCAGTCAGCCCAGCTCGCCGAGAAGATTGACGAAATCCTCGATCAGCTCATTGCCCTCGAAGGCAACCCCTTCAGCGTGCCCACGGGTACTCCCATCGAACTTGTCGACAATGACCAGCTCGAGCCGGTCACGGAGCAGTTTCGAACCGGGGCCATGACGTTAGGTTGGGACCCGACGACGGCGCAGGTAGTCATAGAGGCATACCCACTCACCGAAGTCGATGCTGATGACCTCGAATCGCCGGCTGAGAACGGCCCTGACGTGCCCGAAATGTTGCTGGTGCGGATGCCTGTTGGTACCGCTCGGGCATTCGCCAAGCGGACCCGGGAGGTGGTGGGCGCCGGGCGTCCGGCATGCCCGCTCTGCGGTTATCCCGTAGACGCCGACGGGCACGTCTGCACCTTGCCTGAGGCCTGA
- a CDS encoding carbohydrate kinase family protein — protein sequence MSQPSTGTLLFIGSATLDSIALVQDYPAADSRTVAADFTTAGGGPAATAAVAAARAGARAAFAGVIGTDEEGDRVISGLQAEGVDTSAVVRDPGVKTGASVIVVSRVTESRAIVTRPVPPVSFPAEGRFRELLEAAAWVHVDHLGWNAVANLPGLNHGNLNLSVDAGNPIPAFSPRGVALYVPTIERLRADYGDHHSVGALLQKAIDDGASAVVATAGSEGAWVKTGHTDAVHVPATPATIVSTLGAGDVYHGALLAAVAAGLPLVDAAAFAGRTAAASCGRLDGRSGIPHQNITPALASNHTPS from the coding sequence GTGTCCCAACCGTCAACCGGAACCCTGCTCTTCATAGGCTCCGCCACCCTGGACTCCATAGCCCTGGTTCAGGATTATCCCGCTGCAGACAGCCGCACCGTCGCCGCAGACTTTACGACGGCGGGAGGCGGCCCGGCTGCCACCGCCGCCGTTGCTGCCGCGAGGGCAGGCGCGCGGGCCGCTTTCGCCGGAGTCATCGGCACCGACGAGGAAGGCGACCGCGTCATCAGCGGTCTGCAGGCTGAAGGCGTGGACACCTCAGCCGTGGTCCGCGATCCCGGCGTCAAAACCGGAGCCAGTGTCATCGTGGTCAGCAGGGTCACCGAAAGCCGCGCCATCGTCACCCGCCCGGTGCCGCCGGTCAGCTTCCCGGCCGAGGGGCGCTTCCGCGAACTCCTGGAAGCCGCGGCGTGGGTACACGTGGACCACCTGGGCTGGAACGCCGTCGCCAACCTGCCCGGGCTCAACCACGGCAACCTGAACCTCAGCGTGGACGCCGGCAACCCCATCCCGGCTTTCAGTCCGCGCGGCGTCGCATTGTATGTCCCCACCATCGAACGGCTCCGCGCCGACTACGGCGACCACCACAGTGTTGGGGCGCTGCTCCAGAAAGCCATCGACGACGGCGCCTCCGCCGTCGTCGCGACCGCCGGGTCCGAAGGGGCCTGGGTCAAAACCGGCCACACCGACGCCGTGCACGTGCCCGCGACGCCCGCCACCATCGTGTCCACCCTGGGCGCCGGCGACGTCTACCACGGCGCCCTGCTCGCCGCCGTGGCCGCAGGCCTCCCGCTCGTGGACGCGGCAGCTTTCGCCGGCCGCACCGCAGCTGCCTCCTGCGGGCGACTGGACGGCCGCTCCGGCATCCCGCACCAGAACATCACCCCCGCCCTTGCCTCCAATCACACCCCTAGCTGA
- a CDS encoding carbohydrate ABC transporter permease: protein MSTHTKMAAERKGADGRTETDAAKGRRRSPTRVNPALYLFPLPAVAIIAFFLVMPTLQAFQYAITDWNGFSAAFNYVGLDNFVRAFTKDSLFTNALTNNLKFVLMVVIAQTAFSLVLALLLTKNSRGSILLRALFFFPTILSSVSVAFIWKFIYDPNFGLANAVLGGVGLEALQGSYLGNNAQALYWVAVTQVWFHAGQMMVVYIAGLQAIPRELYEAAEMDGAGKWQQFKSITWPFVAPATSIVVAYTTVQSFKAFDLILGIAGNPPKQSLDILSTRIYSTFANSEFGYAAAQSIIFMAMIALVTWLQRRLLRLTPKGE from the coding sequence ATGAGCACCCATACCAAAATGGCTGCCGAACGGAAGGGCGCGGACGGCAGGACTGAAACCGACGCCGCGAAGGGGCGCCGCCGCTCCCCCACGCGGGTGAATCCAGCACTGTACCTCTTCCCGCTTCCGGCCGTCGCCATTATTGCGTTCTTCCTGGTGATGCCCACCCTGCAGGCGTTCCAGTACGCCATCACGGATTGGAACGGTTTCTCGGCGGCGTTCAACTACGTGGGGCTGGACAACTTCGTCCGAGCCTTCACCAAGGACTCGCTTTTCACCAACGCGCTGACCAACAACTTGAAGTTTGTGCTGATGGTGGTGATCGCGCAGACCGCGTTTTCGCTGGTGCTGGCCCTGCTCCTGACGAAGAACTCGCGCGGCAGCATCCTGCTCCGGGCGCTGTTCTTCTTCCCCACCATCCTGTCCTCCGTCTCCGTGGCCTTCATCTGGAAGTTCATCTACGACCCCAACTTCGGCCTCGCCAACGCGGTCCTGGGCGGCGTGGGCCTCGAAGCCCTGCAGGGTTCCTACCTCGGCAACAATGCCCAGGCCCTGTACTGGGTGGCCGTGACGCAGGTCTGGTTCCACGCAGGGCAGATGATGGTGGTTTACATCGCCGGCCTCCAGGCCATCCCCCGGGAACTCTACGAGGCCGCGGAAATGGACGGCGCCGGCAAATGGCAGCAGTTCAAGTCCATCACCTGGCCGTTTGTGGCCCCTGCAACGTCCATCGTGGTGGCCTACACCACCGTCCAGTCGTTCAAAGCCTTCGACCTGATCCTGGGCATCGCGGGGAACCCGCCCAAGCAGTCCCTGGATATCCTCTCCACCCGCATCTACAGCACCTTTGCCAACTCGGAGTTCGGCTACGCCGCCGCCCAGTCGATCATCTTCATGGCGATGATCGCCCTGGTCACCTGGCTCCAGCGCCGTTTGCTCCGGCTGACCCCGAAGGGGGAATGA
- a CDS encoding carbohydrate ABC transporter permease — MLASLSRRAILGIYAVIIIVPLTVVGFGSFKSTQELFAGPFSLPQSLSPANYAEVIGGQDLGSSFTNSVIVTAISVPLTLFLASLAGYAISRLKGFMAWAIFGFLVLGMAIPAQANMVPLYVLFGRLGLLDSLAGLVLANVVSTLPIAVFILGGFMRTLPKELYEASSIDGTGPWRTYVSIALPLSAPSVAAAAIFLFVIHWNELLYPLLFIQSPGNRTLPLALLSFQGEFQTNYPLLFAGVILASLPVVVAYVFLQRYFVAGITAGASKG, encoded by the coding sequence ATGCTCGCTTCACTAAGCCGCCGCGCAATTCTTGGAATTTACGCGGTCATCATCATCGTTCCGCTGACCGTGGTGGGGTTCGGCAGCTTCAAGTCAACGCAGGAACTCTTCGCCGGACCGTTCAGCCTGCCGCAGTCCCTCTCCCCGGCCAACTATGCCGAAGTAATCGGAGGCCAGGACCTGGGCTCGTCCTTCACGAACAGCGTGATTGTCACCGCAATCTCCGTGCCGCTCACCCTGTTCCTGGCCAGCCTCGCCGGGTACGCCATCTCCCGGCTCAAGGGTTTCATGGCCTGGGCCATCTTCGGCTTCCTGGTCTTGGGCATGGCCATCCCGGCGCAGGCCAACATGGTGCCGCTGTACGTCCTGTTCGGCCGGCTGGGTTTGCTGGACAGCCTGGCAGGCCTGGTGCTGGCCAACGTCGTGTCCACCCTGCCCATCGCCGTCTTCATCCTCGGCGGGTTCATGCGGACCCTGCCCAAGGAACTGTACGAGGCATCCTCCATAGACGGCACCGGCCCGTGGCGGACGTACGTGTCCATCGCGCTCCCCCTGTCCGCCCCGTCCGTTGCTGCCGCGGCCATCTTCCTGTTCGTTATCCACTGGAACGAACTGCTCTACCCGCTGCTGTTCATCCAGTCCCCCGGCAACCGGACACTGCCGCTGGCACTGCTCAGCTTCCAGGGGGAGTTCCAGACCAACTACCCGCTGCTATTCGCCGGCGTCATCCTGGCCTCCCTGCCCGTGGTGGTGGCCTACGTCTTCCTGCAGCGCTACTTCGTTGCCGGCATCACCGCCGGCGCCAGCAAGGGATGA
- a CDS encoding aldolase, which translates to MTSTDLSPLQRPSGAFAMLAVDQREAMRNMIAEHQDAPVTDQDLQDFKLQAARILTPYASGVLIDRQFALDQAIEDGVVDPGCGLIASADHFESAHGELVGEVTIDRLVDPHKYAALGVKALKLLVLYRPDEPADGRVAMVREFIEICRSAGLISIIEPVSRKPLSGGDFDWNAGILAAAQELGSLGADLYKAEVPFHGQAPEADVRAACADLTRAIDGPWVVLSSGVPEDVFPDAVRWACLEGASGFLSGRAVWASCIGAPDVVESLSTDAVRRLQRLCAVVDDVVSSQKTSA; encoded by the coding sequence ATGACTTCCACCGATCTTTCACCCCTGCAGCGCCCGTCAGGCGCCTTCGCGATGCTCGCCGTCGACCAGCGCGAAGCGATGCGTAACATGATCGCCGAACACCAGGATGCCCCCGTCACGGACCAGGACCTCCAGGACTTCAAACTCCAGGCCGCCAGAATCCTTACCCCGTACGCCTCCGGCGTGCTGATCGACCGGCAGTTCGCGCTGGACCAGGCCATCGAGGACGGCGTGGTGGACCCCGGCTGCGGACTCATCGCCTCCGCCGACCACTTTGAATCCGCGCACGGCGAGCTGGTGGGCGAGGTCACCATCGACCGGCTGGTGGACCCGCACAAATACGCCGCGCTGGGCGTCAAGGCCCTCAAGTTACTGGTGCTGTACCGCCCGGACGAGCCCGCCGACGGCCGCGTGGCCATGGTGCGCGAATTCATCGAGATCTGCCGGTCCGCCGGGCTCATCAGCATCATCGAGCCCGTTTCCCGCAAACCGCTCTCCGGCGGTGACTTCGACTGGAACGCAGGCATCCTCGCCGCCGCGCAGGAACTGGGCAGCCTTGGGGCGGACCTATACAAGGCCGAAGTGCCATTCCACGGGCAGGCCCCCGAAGCTGACGTGCGCGCAGCCTGCGCCGACCTGACCCGGGCCATCGACGGCCCCTGGGTTGTCCTCTCCTCCGGCGTCCCCGAGGACGTGTTCCCCGATGCCGTCCGGTGGGCCTGCCTCGAAGGCGCCAGCGGCTTCCTCTCCGGACGCGCCGTCTGGGCGTCCTGCATCGGTGCCCCCGACGTCGTCGAATCCCTCTCGACGGACGCCGTCCGGCGGCTGCAGCGCCTCTGCGCCGTGGTGGACGACGTGGTCTCGTCGCAAAAGACCAGTGCATGA